The Etheostoma cragini isolate CJK2018 chromosome 15, CSU_Ecrag_1.0, whole genome shotgun sequence genome window below encodes:
- the alg1 gene encoding chitobiosyldiphosphodolichol beta-mannosyltransferase, with amino-acid sequence MATRCTFAASLAVLALVAALLIAHYTAGSGVTCSVVSVTVVTALVSLWLWSLRRRNGGTDRRVCVLVLGDIGRSPRMQYHALSLSKHGYNVTFVGFLDTKPHQDVLREEKIRIVPIIEVKGVRVGPKILTYVTKVILQCLQLLHVLLKMETQSHLLMQNPPGLPSIAVAWLVCVLRGSRFVIDWHNYGYTVMALSHGQTHPLVRLAKWYEHFFGPLATHNLCVTNAMKIDLQKNWGIKATTLYDRPASIFRETPLKLQHELFMRLANAYRQFQSKESEEVEVERTVFSVCDLAGDTVTLRTERPALLLSSTSWTEDEDFSVLLTALEEYEGFIAGGASLPSVVCVITGKGPQKEHYRKLIDSLHLEHVKICTPWLEAEDYPVLLGSADLGVCLHKSSSGLDLPMKVVDMFGCCLPVCAIHFNCLHELVKHEENGLIFRNSQELAEQLKSLLSEFPGSGGRLGVFRRNLRSSRGQRWDDNWDQNVLPLISAP; translated from the exons ATGGCGACGCGCTGCACCTTCGCGGCTTCTCTGGCTGTGTTAGCGCTCGTTGCGGCGCTTTTAATTGCACATTATACTGCAGGTTCAGGTGTGACGTGCTCGGTTGTGTCTGTGACCGTTGTTACCGCACTAGTGTCGCTGTGGTTGTGGAGTTTGCGGCGGCGGAACGGCGGTACAGACCGGCgggtgtgtgtgcttgtgttgggGGACATCGGTCGCAGCCCTCGGATGCAGTACCACGCTCTGTCCCTCAGCAAGCACGGATATAATGTCACCTTTGTCGGGTTTTTAG aTACCAAACCTCATCAAGATGTGctgagagaggagaaaataagGATAGTGCCCATAATAGAAGTGAAAGGTGTTCGAG tGGGACCGAAAATCCTCACATATGTGACGAAGGTGATCCTTCAGTGTCTGCAGCTCCTGCATGTGCTGCTGAAGATGGAAACCCAGTCTCACTTACTGATGCAG AATCCCCCAGGCCTGCCCAGCATTGCAGTGGCTTGGCTCGTGTGCGTCCTGCGCGGCTCCAGATTCGTCATCGACTGGCACAACTACGGCTACACCGTCATGGCTCTGAGCCACGGCCAGACACACCCGCTGGTCCGACTGGCAAAGTG gTACGAACACTTCTTCGGCCCTCTGGCCACTCACAACCTGTGTGTTACCAATGCAATGAAGATCGACTTGCAGAAAAACTGGGGCATCaa GGCGACGACTCTGTACGACAGACCTGCCTCCATCTTCAGAGAGACGCCACTGAAGCTGCAGCACGAGCTCTTCATGAGACTGGCCAACGCGTATCGTCAGTTCCAGAGCAAAGA gtctgaggaggtggaggtggagaggacaGTTTTCTCAGTTTGTGACCTCGCTGGGGACACTGTGACGTTGAGGACGGAGCGACCGGCGCTGCTGCTCAGCAGCACCAGCTGGACAG AGGATGAAGACTTCTCCGTCCTGCTGACGGCTCTTGAAG AGTACGAAGGTTTCATTGCAGGAGGAGCTTCCTTACCATCTGTAGTCTGTGTGATCACAG gtaaaGGTCCCCAGAAGGAACACTACAGGAAGTTGATTGACTCCCTGCATTTGGAGCATGTGAAGATCTGCACTCCCTGGCTGGAGGCAGAGGACTATCCGGTCTTGTTAG GTTCAGCAGACCTGGGCGTTTGTCTCCACAAGTCCTCCAGCGGTCTGGATCTCCCCATGAAGGTGGTGGACATGTTCGGCTGCTGCCTGCCCGTCTGTGCCATCCACTTCAACTG tTTACATGAGCTGGTGAAGCACGAGGAGAACGGACTGATCTTCAGAAACTCCCAGGAGCTCGCAGAGCAGCTCAAG tctcTCCTGTCAGAGTTTCCCGGTTCAGGCGGCAGACTGGGAGTGTTCAGGAGGAACCTCCgctccagcagagggcagcgCTGGGACGACAACTGGGACCAGAACGTCCTGCCTCTGATCTCTGCTCCCTGA
- the c15h16orf89 gene encoding UPF0764 protein C16orf89 homolog, with translation MTAFLTSPPSPLEETVVSVSVPENPHWHAPSEKMRATGLLVAAVLALFAAVLRSQAEVIDDVLGSLSRGASFLERQHEHINLDGVVGFLMLQAELKEAVRTWPHSDPVSWAQRSSAVALVKRLDQSLDKAVAALQQNDPKYYKEFEPVLSWSFWLIPQEWSSTDPSLVSSSTMTTECYDEQLSDKCLTLLLGTWKINGTPCIVTKPCRDTMTRFGCPHYSLSHQLLYFMIGKMRGCTNLLKGDTRASRVNITERSYQKIFCSNMMKTNQDIIRDGLTEQTVDIFIENILVCGLAGFSDFYKVDWLQHILRLQDEEVGCFGRDKRIISQIIGDELLEQLQLHRRVKRREKILPDGCSSHMTAVAVGALGGYLNYYLTEQDITKRPLS, from the exons ATGACAGCCTTTCTGACGTCACCCCCCTCCCCATTAGAGGAGACGGTTGTCTCGGTTTCTGTCCCGGAGAATCCACACTGGCACGCTCCGAGTGAGAAGATGCGGGCAACAGGACTCCTGGTGGCCGCCGTGCTGGCTCTATTTGCCGCAGTGTTGCGGTCGCAGGCGGAGGTGATCGATGACGTCCTGGGCAGCCTCTCCAGGGGAGCATCCTTCCTGGAGAGGCAACATGAGCACATCAACCTGGACGGGGTGGTCGGGTTCCTCATGCTGCAGG ctGAGCTGAAGGAGGCAGTCCGGACATGGCCGCACAGCGACCCAGTCAGCTGGGCTCAGAGAAGCTCGGCCGTCGCCCTGGTCAAACGTCTCGATCAAAGCCTTGACAAGGCCGTCGCCGCCCTGCAGCAGAACGACCCCAAATACTACAAAG AGTTTGAGCCTGTGCTGTCGTGGAGTTTCTGGTTGATTCCTCAGGAGTGGAGCTCCACCGATCCAAGCCTGgtgtcctcctctaccatgacCACCGAGTGTTACGACGAGCAGCTCAGCGACAAATGTCTGACCCTGCTGCTGGGAACCTG GAAGATTAACGGGACGCCCTGCATCGTCACCAAGCCCTGCCGGGACACCATGACTCGCTTCGGCTGTCCACACTACTCTCTGTCCCACCAGCTGCTCTACTTCATGATCGGAAAAATG AGAGGCTGCACCAACCTGCTGAAAGGCGACACTCGAGCGTCCCGAGTCAACATAACTGAACGCAGCTACCAGAAGATCTTCTGCTCCAACATGATGAAGACCAACCAAGACATCATCAGAGACGGTCTGACCGAGCAGACAGTGGACATCTTCATTGAAAACA TCCTGGTTTGTGGATTGGCTGGTTTCTCTGACTTCTACAAAGTTGATTGGCTGCAGCACATCCTCAGGCTGCAGGATGAGGAAGTGGGCTGCTTTGGGAGAGACA agagAATCATCTCTCAGATCATCGGAGACGAGCTGCTGGAACAGCTGCAGCTGCACAGGAGAgtgaagaggagggagaaaatACTTCCAG ATGGCTGCTCCAGTCACATGACGGCAGTGGCTGTCGGTGCTCTTGGAGGATATCTCAACTACTACCTGACTGAACAGGACATAACCAAGAGGCCGCTTTCCTGA
- the eef2kmt gene encoding protein-lysine N-methyltransferase EEF2KMT: MEHSEQKQASASRRGTEADVLRDFQVSFFAMSRLVSFPWTFLEKDLERNKSSNLTSDILKHTCLHSLCRKFPPSFRYRKLFLSELIRRQEAAGCDPLDELYNVLAEVVGAEDTAECYKSYFLPSGDAVSLLENRALISEGTTGLVTWEAALYLAEWALDHRQAFTGRTILELGSGVGLTGITICRSCSPNRYVFSDCHPRVLQKLRDNVRLNGLSEHSVEEMDWTTATEEHIGRIGADTVIAADVVYDPDVAESLVKLLSKILRCSSPEVFICSTIRNQETYGGFKQRLEKAGISHLVMTGPVSHVFPYNRVSAIEMIKLYR; the protein is encoded by the exons ATGGAGCATTCAGAGCAGAAGCAAGCCTCAGCCAGTAGAAGAGGGACTGAGGCGGATGTTTTACGGGACTTCcaagtgtctttttttgccATGAGTCGCCTAGTTTCATTTCCCTGGACC tttttagaAAAAGATCTTGAACGCAACAAATCATCAAACCTGACTTCAGACATCCTAAAACAT ACGTGTCTTCACTCTTTGTGCCGGAAGTTTCCACCCTCCTTCAGATACAGGAAGCTGTTCCTCTCTGAGCTCATCAGACGG CAGGAGGCGGCAGGCTGCGATCCTCTGGACGAGCTGTACAACGTTCTGGCTGAAGTGGTGGGAGCAGAGGACACGGCCGAGTGCTACAAGAGCTACTTCCTG CCCAGCGGGGATGCTGTCAGCCTGCTGGAAAACAGAGCTCTGATCTCAGAGGGGACCACCGGCCTGGTGACCTGGGAGGCCGCTCTCTACCTGGCAGAGTGGGCTCTGGATCACCGGCAGGCTTTCACTGGCAG GACCATTCTGGAGCTGGGCAGCGGTGTTGGGTTGACCGGCATCACCATCTGTCGCTCCTGCAGCCCCAACAGATACGTCTTCAGCGACTGTCACCCCAGAGTCCTGCAGAAACTGAGAGACAACGTGCGGCTCAACGGTCTGAGTGAGCACAGTGTGGAGGAGATGGACTGGACCACAGCGACAGAGGAACACATCGGACGGATCGGGGCTGACACGGTCATTGCTGCAG ATGTGGTGTACGACCCAGATGTTGCAGAGAGTCTGGTGAAGCTGCTGTCCAAGATCCTGAGGTGTTCTTCTCCTGAAGTCTTCATCTGCTCCACCATAAGGAACCAGGAGACGTACGGCGGCTTTAAGCAGCGGCTCG AAAAAGCCGGAATCAGCCATCTCGTGATGACAGGACCCGTCAGCCACGTGTTTCCTTACAACAGAGTCTCTGCTATAGAAATGATTAAACTGTACAGGTGA